One part of the Rhodococcus oxybenzonivorans genome encodes these proteins:
- a CDS encoding AMP-binding protein, producing the protein MRRGVWFRGVVGGLFEERVGCVPDAVAVVSGSVVLSYGEFGVRVRRLARLLMGLGVGPESLVGLRWGGRWSWWWDLCGARGGGGYVPVDVDQPVERVEYVLGVAAPVLVLSTSVDRVGCRVRLWWWSWMLLMCRVFGVPISDGERLGVLRGENPAYVMFTSGSTGRPKGWWFRMRDCESVVVDAGEYGWAAMMWCC; encoded by the coding sequence ATGCGACGGGGTGTGTGGTTTCGGGGTGTCGTTGGTGGGTTGTTCGAGGAGCGGGTGGGGTGTGTGCCGGATGCTGTGGCGGTGGTGTCTGGTTCGGTGGTGTTGTCGTATGGGGAGTTCGGTGTGCGGGTGCGTCGGTTGGCGCGGTTGTTGATGGGGTTGGGGGTGGGTCCGGAGTCGTTGGTGGGATTGCGGTGGGGCGGTCGGTGGAGTTGGTGGTGGGATTTATGCGGTGCTCGAGGCGGGGGTGGGTATGTGCCGGTGGATGTGGATCAGCCGGTGGAGCGGGTGGAGTATGTGTTGGGTGTGGCGGCTCCGGTGTTGGTGTTGAGTACGTCGGTGGATCGGGTGGGTTGCCGGGTTCGGTTGTGGTGGTGGAGCTGGATGTTGTTGATGTGTCGGGTTTTCGGGGTGCCGATTTCGGATGGGGAGCGGTTGGGGGTGTTGCGTGGGGAGAATCCGGCGTATGTGATGTTCACGTCGGGTTCGACGGGTCGGCCGAAGGGGTGGTGGTTTCGCATGCGGGATTGTGAATCGGTTGTTGTGGATGCAGGGGAGTATGGCTGGGCTGCGATGATGTGGTGTTGTTGA
- a CDS encoding sigma-54-dependent Fis family transcriptional regulator, producing the protein MSNLRPEIEASWRRCEVIGVSSGDDDLPYTPDVDRDSRLRRAADPVIDNLVLHLLDAPATILLADSAAQIVDRRAGNAGLRARLDRAYVAPGFRYAEEDTGTNGIGTALEERRPFQVSGGEHYREALQSLACVGVPIIHPITRTVEGILDITSNLSDSNALMGALAKSAVREIQSRLYAESSDREQRLLQSFLQASRRGSSAVVSLNQDVIMTTPMAAQIIDTSDQALLWDWACRMLAGRDEFIGEVRLADNVTVSATARRVGDSRSPAGIVIEMRQHLRDTKKSSARQLASASAAAEKRAETVRIPGRSLSTKRLQTELERLASIDAPVLVTGEPGVGKFFAASALHRMQDADGRFTVFDAATASVDPDAWIAGLVNWNKVDGALIIRHLDLLPEKLVPNVCAVLSEAADHRAQIIATAGEAIRQGPAGRLCDHFMRRIEIDPLRLRSEDIADISVALLRKHSPDRNGLRLQPAALQLLIARDWPGNVRELESVLASSLLRSMGSDIGVQHLPDGYRDGDLRRRNASTSLELAERDALLKALVETDGNKLLAAQRLGVARSTLYRKMRALGIDGSRFLPQ; encoded by the coding sequence ATGAGCAATCTCCGACCCGAGATCGAAGCGTCGTGGCGACGGTGTGAAGTTATCGGCGTCTCGTCCGGCGATGACGACCTTCCCTACACGCCGGACGTGGATCGCGACAGCCGGTTGAGAAGAGCCGCCGATCCCGTGATCGACAACCTCGTCCTCCACCTGCTGGACGCCCCCGCGACCATCCTGCTGGCCGATTCCGCCGCGCAGATCGTCGACCGCAGGGCTGGCAACGCTGGGTTGCGAGCGCGTCTGGACCGCGCCTACGTGGCACCCGGATTCCGGTATGCCGAGGAAGACACCGGCACCAACGGGATCGGCACCGCGTTGGAGGAGCGACGACCGTTCCAGGTCAGCGGTGGCGAGCACTACCGTGAGGCGCTGCAGAGCCTGGCGTGCGTCGGTGTTCCGATCATCCATCCGATCACCCGCACCGTGGAGGGGATACTCGACATCACCTCCAACCTGTCGGATTCCAACGCGCTGATGGGCGCCCTGGCGAAATCAGCCGTTCGCGAAATTCAGTCGCGCCTCTATGCCGAGTCCTCCGATCGCGAGCAACGGCTTCTCCAGTCCTTCCTGCAGGCCTCTCGTCGCGGCTCCTCCGCAGTGGTGTCCTTGAACCAGGATGTCATCATGACCACTCCGATGGCCGCGCAGATCATCGACACGTCCGACCAGGCGCTCCTCTGGGATTGGGCATGCCGAATGCTCGCCGGCCGCGACGAATTCATCGGGGAAGTCAGGCTCGCCGATAACGTCACAGTATCCGCGACTGCCCGTAGAGTCGGAGACTCCCGATCACCGGCGGGCATCGTCATCGAGATGCGGCAGCATCTCCGCGATACGAAGAAGTCGTCCGCCCGTCAATTGGCGTCAGCCTCCGCCGCCGCCGAAAAGCGCGCGGAGACTGTCAGGATTCCCGGCCGCAGTTTGTCGACGAAACGACTGCAGACCGAACTCGAGCGGCTCGCCTCGATCGACGCACCTGTCCTCGTCACCGGAGAACCCGGCGTCGGCAAGTTCTTCGCCGCTAGCGCCCTCCACCGGATGCAGGATGCCGACGGCCGTTTCACCGTGTTCGACGCTGCTACCGCCTCTGTCGATCCCGACGCGTGGATTGCCGGACTGGTCAATTGGAACAAGGTCGACGGCGCCCTTATCATCCGGCATCTCGATCTCCTGCCGGAAAAACTGGTCCCCAACGTCTGCGCGGTCCTCAGTGAGGCAGCCGACCATCGCGCTCAGATCATTGCCACCGCCGGCGAAGCGATCCGTCAAGGTCCCGCCGGACGACTGTGCGATCACTTCATGCGCCGCATCGAGATCGATCCACTGCGACTTCGGTCCGAAGATATCGCCGACATCAGTGTCGCCCTACTACGTAAGCACTCCCCCGACCGCAACGGCCTGCGACTGCAACCCGCTGCTCTGCAACTGCTGATCGCGCGGGACTGGCCGGGGAATGTCCGAGAACTCGAATCGGTTCTGGCGTCCTCGCTCCTGCGGTCGATGGGCTCCGACATCGGGGTGCAGCATCTGCCCGACGGATACCGCGACGGTGATCTACGCCGCCGAAATGCCTCGACGTCGCTCGAATTGGCGGAGCGTGACGCGTTGCTCAAAGCACTCGTCGAGACCGACGGCAACAAACTACTGGCTGCGCAACGCCTGGGGGTAGCTCGCTCCACCCTTTACCGCAAAATGCGCGCACTGGGTATCGACGGGAGCCGGTTCCTTCCGCAGTAG
- a CDS encoding AMP-binding protein: protein MTFDVSVWELFWPLLVGARLVVAEPGGHRDLAYLVDVIVGNGVTTVHFVPSMLAVFVAEPAVARCVSVRRVFASGRRCRRRWRRGCGVGAGVRVHNLYGPTEASVDVTFHEVTDADVVGVPIGVPVWNTQVFVLDGWLRPVRWGGGELYVGVCSWRGVSGRVDLTADRFVANPFGCGSRLYRTGDRVRWLSGGELEYVGRVDFQVKLRGQRVELGEIEAVLLGYGGVAQAVVVLRVVGWGVCGGVCGS from the coding sequence GTGACGTTCGATGTGTCGGTGTGGGAGTTGTTCTGGCCGTTGTTGGTGGGGGCGCGGTTGGTGGTGGCGGAGCCGGGTGGGCATCGTGATCTGGCTTATCTTGTGGATGTGATCGTCGGGAATGGGGTGACGACGGTGCATTTCGTGCCGTCGATGTTGGCGGTGTTTGTTGCGGAGCCGGCGGTGGCGCGGTGTGTGAGTGTGCGGCGGGTGTTCGCGTCGGGGAGGCGTTGTCGGCGTCGGTGGCGTCGAGGATGCGGGGTTGGTGCCGGTGTGCGGGTGCATAACTTGTATGGGCCGACGGAGGCGTCGGTGGATGTGACGTTTCATGAGGTGACCGATGCGGATGTGGTGGGGGTGCCGATCGGGGTTCCGGTGTGGAATACGCAGGTGTTTGTGTTGGATGGGTGGTTGCGGCCGGTGCGGTGGGGTGGTGGGGAGTTGTATGTGGGGGTGTGCAGTTGGCGCGGGGTATCGGGTCGGGTGGATTTGACGGCGGATCGGTTTGTGGCGAATCCGTTCGGGTGTGGTTCGCGGTTGTATCGGACGGGGGATCGGGTTCGGTGGTTGTCGGGTGGGGAGCTCGAGTATGTGGGTCGGGTGGATTTTCAGGTGAAGTTGCGGGGGCAGCGGGTGGAGTTGGGGGAGATCGAGGCGGTGTTGTTGGGGTATGGGGGTGTGGCGCAGGCGGTGGTGGTGTTGCGGGTGGTTGGGTGGGGAGTTTGTGGTGGGGTATGTGGTTCCTGA
- the nudC gene encoding NAD(+) diphosphatase codes for MLNHVATVSRPFPVRDDATAWVEAWPDARILRVNGRGQVRLVDGQLMLEPATDFYAEPPVHAVLLGVCGSVHEWAVRDESLADNSTTGTVVELGDLRSHGAILDAADTDRYVTAMALLTWQDDAPFCVKDGAPATITSGGWMRVCTACGREEYPRTDPAIICLVHDGADRVLLARQANWPARNFSTLAGFVEAGESLESCVAREVAEEVGLTVSDVVYVGSQPWPFPRSLMLGFHATADPRDELVFSDGEIGEAVWCTRAEVREALAAGDWTSSTEVHMLLPGAASIARRMLEAWARAGD; via the coding sequence ATGTTGAATCACGTTGCGACGGTGAGCCGTCCCTTCCCGGTGCGTGACGACGCGACCGCGTGGGTGGAGGCGTGGCCGGATGCGCGAATACTTCGTGTGAACGGGCGTGGTCAGGTCCGGCTTGTGGACGGACAACTGATGCTGGAACCGGCCACCGACTTCTACGCCGAGCCTCCCGTTCACGCCGTCCTGCTCGGCGTCTGCGGCTCGGTTCACGAGTGGGCGGTGCGGGACGAGTCCCTCGCTGACAATTCCACGACAGGAACCGTGGTCGAGCTCGGTGACCTGCGCTCACACGGAGCAATCCTCGACGCTGCCGACACCGACCGGTATGTCACAGCGATGGCCTTGCTGACGTGGCAGGACGACGCCCCCTTCTGCGTCAAGGATGGGGCGCCGGCAACGATCACCTCGGGTGGTTGGATGCGCGTGTGCACGGCGTGCGGTCGGGAGGAGTACCCGCGTACCGATCCCGCGATCATTTGTCTCGTGCACGACGGGGCAGACCGAGTCCTGCTGGCGCGTCAGGCGAACTGGCCGGCACGGAATTTCTCGACGCTCGCGGGCTTCGTCGAGGCGGGCGAGTCTCTGGAAAGCTGTGTGGCACGGGAAGTTGCGGAGGAGGTCGGTCTCACGGTCTCCGATGTGGTCTACGTCGGAAGTCAGCCCTGGCCCTTCCCGCGATCCCTCATGCTCGGATTCCATGCGACGGCCGACCCCCGAGACGAGCTCGTCTTCAGTGATGGCGAGATCGGCGAAGCTGTCTGGTGTACCCGCGCGGAGGTACGGGAGGCTCTGGCTGCCGGGGATTGGACGAGTTCGACGGAGGTGCACATGTTGTTGCCCGGTGCAGCCTCGATTGCGAGGCGCATGCTCGAGGCCTGGGCGCGAGCCGGTGACTGA